In the Sarcophilus harrisii chromosome 1, mSarHar1.11, whole genome shotgun sequence genome, one interval contains:
- the CCDC154 gene encoding coiled-coil domain-containing protein 154 isoform X9 — MSNSVTLGDLGQLFEDGLRISEPLILDEISDSSEYSLRGSSKFTIEQDSPKRWKQLEQWVADLQAEVVCLRGQKERSDQAVLSLLRELLQIRARIQVQDSELELIRDEVKQLTRIPEKEACEPSSATGRSHMELMEKRLVEVREALTQVRRKQALQETEKKNFETELTLRLDKLNGDLKEEAEGRETACSTLLQNQEESACRTSRDIAGIQAQALQLGEEMSLKFLKREAKLCGHLQKNFMAIEKKMKVSENTRLKSEKNLWEELEVKWQKIQVLNEDHFRSLKHQQEQEESRLLDQCRALDNAVIQLTEFVRENQTSLNRVLQAEQKNREAQEQYEKESVEKFTMKLQNDISAVRESFDNAHREARSELEKIQEKSQVLEESIGRLVREVRDLSDHFVALSWKFDLQEQTLNLKMSEARKECSEEEKKALEKFIQWQNETIVHLKELQEKVESFLKQIGDVNDRCLLHRNDSDQKIITESRTRLMEDLRNADLEKTSPLHQYRTVSSLQSTIPVLHQRKHEMGIVRQELAVVLSALQLLKEDNPNRKIAEIQGKLTTFQSQIMKMENNIQDNKTIQNLKFNTETKLSQVDPISILIF; from the exons ATGAGCAACTCAGTCACTCTAGGGGACCTGGGGCAGCTCTTCGAAGATGGTCTGAGGATTTCAGAACCTCTGATTCTAGATGAGATCTCTGATAGTTCTGAGTATAGCCTCAGAGGGTCTTCTAAATTCACCATTGAGCAAGACTCTCCTAAACGCTGGAAGCAACTAGAACAGTG GGTGGCAGATCTGCAAGCTGAGGTGGTTTGCCTTCGAGGGCAAAAGGAGCGTTCAGATCAAGCTGTTCTGAGTTTGTTGAGGGAGCTGCTCCAGATCCGGGCCCGGATACAGGTGCAAGACTCTGAGCTGGAGCTGATCCGTGATGAAGTGAAGCAGCTTACCCGAATACCAGAGAAGGAAGCCTGTGAG CCTTCCAGTGCTACAGGTCGGAGTCACATGGAGTTGATGGAGAAAAG GTTGGTGGAGGTCCGAGAGGCCCTAACCCAAGTTAGGCGGAAACAGGCTCTccaggaaacagaaaagaagaacTTTGAGACAGAACTAACCCTCAG GTTGGACAAGCTGAATGGGGACCTAAAAGAAGAAGCTGAGGGGCGGGAAACAGCCTGCAGTACTCTGCTGCAGAACCAGGAAGAGAGTGCCTGCCGAACTAGTCGGGATATTGCTGGGATACAG GCTCAGGCACTTCAGCTTGGAGAGGAGATGAGTCTCAAATTCCTGAAAAGAGAAGCCAAGCTTTGTGGCCACCTTCAGAAAAACTTCATGGCCATTGAGAAG aaaatgaaagtttctgAGAATACAAGACTCAAATCTGAGAAGAACCTCTGGGAAGAACTGGAGGTGAAATGGCAGAAAATCCAGGTGCTAAATGAAGACCATTTCCGAAGCCTGAAGCATCAGCAAGAG CAGGAAGAATCTCGTCTCTTAGACCAGTGTCGAGCCCTGGACAATGCAGTCATCCAGTTAACTGAGTTTGTGAGAGAAAACCAGACGTCACTCAATAGGGTCCTCCAGGCAGAGCAGAAGAACAG AGAAGCTCAGGAGCAGTATGAGAAGGAGAGTGTGGAGAAGTTTACCATGAAACTACAGAATGACATTTCAGCTGTCAGGGAGTCTTTTGACAATGCACATCGGGAAGCTCgcagtgaactggaaaag ATCCAAGAAAAGAGTCAGGTCTTGGAAGAGTCCATTGGTCGGTTGGTCAGGGAAGTCAGAGACTTAAGTGATCATTTTGTTGCTTTGAGCTGGAAATTTGACCTTCAGGAACAGACCTTGAACCTGAAAATGTCTGAG GCAAGGAAGGAGTGttcagaagaggagaaaaaagcacTAGAGAAATTCATTCAGTGGCAGAACGAAACCATAGTGCATCTTAAGGAATTACAAGAGAAAGTAGAAAGCTTCCTTAAGCAG ATAGGAGATGTGAATGACAGGTGTCTCCTCCACAGAAATGACTCTGATCAGAAAATAATCACTGAGAGTAGAACCCG ACTAATGGAGGATCTGAGAAATGCTGACCTGGAAAAGACGAGTCCCCTGCATCAATACAGGACTGTTTCCTCTCTCCAGTCAACTATCCCTGTTCTCCATCAAAG GAAACATGAGATGGGGATAGTGAGGCAGGAATTGGCAGTAGTGCTTTCTGCCCTGCAGCTGCTCAAGGAGGACAATCCTAACAGGAAGATAGCGGAAATACAGGGCAAGCTGACTACG